The following DNA comes from Candidatus Binatia bacterium.
GTGGCGCGCATGGGACGCCTCCCTCCATCGGGAGGTCGCGGTCAAGTTCCTCCAGGGGCGCGCCAAGGACGGTCCGGAGCCGCCCGCCTCCGCCGCGGCCAGTCCCTCGGCCTCGCTCCTCGGCGAGGCGCGCGCGCTGGCCCGGGTGCGCCACCCCAGCGTCGTCGCCGTGTACGGCATCGCCGAGCTCGAGGGGCGCCCCGGCATGTGGATGGAGCTTCTCCGGGGCCGCACGCTCGCGAGCGAGATCGAGAGCAAGGGAGCGCTGCCTCCCGTGGAAACCGCGCGCATCGGCGCCCAGCTCTGCGCCGCGCTGGAGGCGATCGATCAGGCAGGGCTCGTCCATCGCGACATGAAGCCGGCCAACGTCGTGCTCGAATCGGACGGGCGCGTCGTGCTCACCGATTTCGGCCTGGGATGGCGGCGGCGGCTGATTCCCGCTGACGCGCCGCGGAAGGGCTCGGGGACGCCACTCTTCATGTCGCCCGACCTCCTCGACGGCGGCCCGCCGACGCCGCGGACCGACCTCTACGCGCTGGGGGTGACGCTCCGCTGGGCGCTGACCGGTCATCCGCCGTTCCACGCGCGGACCCTGGAAGAGCTGCGGCAGGAGGCGCTGCGCGGACCCGCGCGGCCGCTCTCCAGCGAGCGCCCCGACGCTCCCGCCGGACTGATCGCCGCGATCGAGCGCGCGATGAACGCGGGTCCCGAGCGCCCGGGTCCGTTCACCGCGTCGGCCATGCGGTCGCTGCTCCAGCCGATCGCGGACGAGGGCACGGACGAGGCGCGGCGGGGGCCGCGGTCGCGGTCGCGCCGGGCCTCGGTCGCGGTCCTGCCGTTCCTGAACCGCAGCGACGAGGCGGACGAGTATTTCTCCGAAGGCCTGGCCGACGAGATGATCAGCGTGCTCTCCACCATCCGCGGCCTCCACGTGGCGGCGCGCACGTCGGCGTTCCAGTTCAAGGGGAAGAGCGAGGACCTGGCGGTCATCGCCCGGAAGCTGGGCGTGGAGACGATCCTCGAGGGGAGCGTTCGCAAGGCCGGCGACCGCGTGCGGATCTCGGCCCGGCTGGTGCGCGCCTCGGACGGAGACCAGCTCTGGGCCGAGACCTTCGACCGCCGCATCGACGACATCTTCGCGGTGCAGGACGACATCGCCCAGTGCGTGGTCCAGGAGCTGCGCGCCGCACTCCTGCCCGGCGACGCGCCGGTCGCGGCCCCCGAGGCGATCCGGGCCGAGGTGGCCGACGCGGTGCGCGGCCGCGGGCGCGATCCCGAGGCGCACCGCCTCTACCTCCAGGGACGCTTCTTCGCCAACCGGAAAACGCCCGAGGATCTCTCGCGCGCCATCGGGCTCCTGCGGGA
Coding sequences within:
- a CDS encoding protein kinase translates to MNADDPLHDSLDELASSVSDGAPIDWGAARTDALSPENDASFRALQDLAKIAAFNRALQREPDGHAPDAAAEAGTEVEPTGGADEPGRWGHFTLLEPIGAGAAGEVWRAWDASLHREVAVKFLQGRAKDGPEPPASAAASPSASLLGEARALARVRHPSVVAVYGIAELEGRPGMWMELLRGRTLASEIESKGALPPVETARIGAQLCAALEAIDQAGLVHRDMKPANVVLESDGRVVLTDFGLGWRRRLIPADAPRKGSGTPLFMSPDLLDGGPPTPRTDLYALGVTLRWALTGHPPFHARTLEELRQEALRGPARPLSSERPDAPAGLIAAIERAMNAGPERPGPFTASAMRSLLQPIADEGTDEARRGPRSRSRRASVAVLPFLNRSDEADEYFSEGLADEMISVLSTIRGLHVAARTSAFQFKGKSEDLAVIARKLGVETILEGSVRKAGDRVRISARLVRASDGDQLWAETFDRRIDDIFAVQDDIAQCVVQELRAALLPGDAPVAAPEAIRAEVADAVRGRGRDPEAHRLYLQGRFFANRKTPEDLSRAIGLLREAVERDPSDALAWAELGNAHADEAYFGMRSNEDGYARAREAVARALTLEPDLAPAHARMARIQFVHDRDWARAEASFLRALDRDPNNATALHGAAILLQALGRSDEAVRMNLRAIALDPLSAASQNNLGCVYYESGRLAEAEAALRMALELSPNRYGTRSFLAQVLMEQGRGEEAFQEAVREPDDVYRLLTLAIVHRRQDREAESLEAIRELAAKHGEEFGLQVAEAHGACGHADEAFAWLERALERRDSGLMHIKPSPHFRSVRSDPRWSAFLKKLGLDD